In the genome of Constrictibacter sp. MBR-5, one region contains:
- a CDS encoding SRPBCC family protein has product MAAKPKKVYRAFLEPDAVASWLPPFGFTCTVHELEARVGGRHRMSFRNFTTGDSHSFGGEYLELVPGERLIYTDRFDDANLPGEMKVTVTLKAVSVGTEMTVVQEGIPDLIPPEACYLGWQESLRKLAKLVEPEINQ; this is encoded by the coding sequence ATCGCCGCCAAGCCGAAGAAGGTCTATCGGGCGTTTCTCGAACCGGATGCTGTTGCCAGCTGGCTTCCGCCGTTCGGCTTCACCTGCACGGTTCACGAACTGGAGGCCAGGGTGGGCGGGCGGCACAGAATGTCGTTCCGGAACTTCACCACCGGCGACAGCCATTCCTTCGGCGGCGAGTACCTGGAACTCGTGCCGGGCGAGCGGCTGATCTACACCGACAGGTTCGACGACGCCAACCTGCCCGGCGAGATGAAGGTGACCGTGACGTTGAAGGCCGTGTCGGTCGGCACGGAGATGACCGTCGTCCAGGAGGGCATCCCGGATCTGATACCGCCCGAGGCCTGCTACCTCGGCTGGCAGGAAAGCCTGCGGAAGCTGGCGAAGCTCGTGGAGCCCGAAATCAACCAGTAG
- a CDS encoding DUF4157 domain-containing protein produces the protein MQEVFAHSARPLPYLERIQSAFGAEHDLGDVQAQLGPTADFAAETLEAQAFTFGRHIVFRGSPSLHLAAHEAAHVVQQRAGIESIGSEAAQERHADAVATRVVHGRSAVDLLHGPRAGAGPGHGVLQFKKTSGTDQPKGFDLDELAKWPDQALRAWPMLDGTERMLIVLAIAARYGTEFAGTFKATTEQKKRAKSVNYYYGPGIDWVTPRKLTGRGYRLAQRDSVHEWWVHPKGDVVTRRWDTDAAGSEGEDQQPVQERVPETPAPTPQVQPPEPMPPSAEVCVEIQTLTDAICDNAGRICRIADELGDDEAAQATCERARRSCEEAAKRSAACGPPPSRE, from the coding sequence GTGCAGGAGGTCTTCGCACATTCGGCGCGGCCATTGCCGTATTTGGAGAGGATCCAAAGTGCGTTCGGGGCGGAGCACGATCTCGGCGATGTTCAAGCTCAGCTCGGCCCTACCGCCGACTTCGCCGCAGAGACGCTGGAAGCGCAGGCCTTCACGTTCGGTCGCCACATTGTCTTCCGTGGATCGCCGAGCCTGCATCTGGCCGCGCACGAGGCTGCGCACGTCGTACAGCAACGTGCGGGCATCGAAAGTATCGGGAGCGAGGCCGCACAGGAGCGACATGCCGACGCGGTAGCGACCAGGGTTGTTCATGGTCGATCTGCCGTGGATCTGCTGCATGGTCCGAGGGCGGGCGCCGGCCCCGGGCACGGTGTGCTGCAATTCAAGAAGACGTCCGGCACAGATCAGCCGAAGGGCTTCGATCTTGACGAACTGGCCAAGTGGCCGGATCAGGCGCTACGGGCTTGGCCCATGCTCGACGGCACAGAGCGGATGCTGATCGTGCTGGCGATCGCGGCGCGGTACGGCACCGAGTTCGCCGGCACCTTCAAGGCGACGACGGAGCAGAAGAAGCGCGCCAAGTCTGTGAACTACTACTATGGACCGGGAATAGACTGGGTGACGCCACGGAAGCTGACCGGTCGCGGCTACCGTCTGGCACAACGTGACTCGGTGCATGAGTGGTGGGTGCACCCGAAGGGCGATGTGGTCACGCGCCGTTGGGACACGGACGCTGCCGGATCCGAGGGAGAGGATCAGCAGCCGGTCCAGGAGCGGGTTCCCGAGACGCCAGCTCCGACACCACAAGTTCAGCCTCCGGAGCCAATGCCGCCGTCCGCTGAGGTGTGTGTCGAAATCCAGACACTGACCGATGCCATTTGCGACAATGCAGGCCGGATCTGCCGGATCGCTGACGAACTCGGTGACGATGAAGCAGCGCAGGCGACCTGTGAACGGGCTCGACGAAGCTGTGAGGAAGCCGCGAAGCGCTCCGCCGCCTGCGGCCCCCCGCCGTCTCGTGAATAG
- a CDS encoding response regulator, protein MTGKRILIVEDEVLIAISLEAALSDGGLTPVGPFSRVDKAVAAAETEALDAAVLDVNLAGAKVFPVADALAARDIPFLFLTGYVTGQLPREYRGTTILAKPFQGRQIVDCILKLLR, encoded by the coding sequence ATGACGGGCAAGCGGATCCTCATCGTGGAAGACGAAGTGCTGATCGCGATCAGCCTCGAAGCGGCGCTGAGCGACGGTGGCCTGACGCCGGTGGGACCGTTCAGCCGCGTTGATAAGGCCGTCGCTGCCGCGGAGACCGAGGCGCTCGACGCCGCGGTGCTCGACGTAAATCTCGCGGGCGCCAAGGTCTTCCCCGTGGCCGATGCCCTCGCCGCGCGGGATATCCCCTTCCTCTTCCTCACCGGCTACGTCACGGGTCAGCTGCCGCGCGAATATCGCGGGACGACGATCCTGGCCAAGCCGTTCCAGGGGCGCCAGATCGTCGACTGCATTCTCAAGCTGCTAAGGTAA
- a CDS encoding chemotaxis protein CheB — protein MSESADFPIVGIGASAGGIEAFEKFFRHIPASSGMAFVVVTHLSPDRVSHLPEVIGYSAPVPVTLAEDGEAVAPNHIYVIPANRILTLKGGAIHLRPPNPTQRERHPIDIFFGSLAEDLGDQAICVVMSGGGSDGALGVKAIKEAGGLTVAQGSDGSRPAYSEMPDSAVATGFVDIVLPAEQIGPKLVEYVNSRVSLETALEAERHSNERQVLREAQERIYGLLRHQTGHDFSGYKLKTFMRRVERRMKVLQVTELEAYVELLQQEEGEVANLFRDLLIGVTSFFRDEGAFEALANLVVPKLFEGKGASDTLRVWVPGCSTGEEAYSIAILLREHMDTLKVVPRVQVFATDIDEAALAVGRSGRYPEAMMSGVSPERRQRFFTGDGIFTPVKEIRDLCVFSAHSLIRDPPFSRLDMISCRNLLIYLGGGLQDQVFPIFHYALRPGGYLFLGNSENISHNSQLFAQVDKTQRVFKRRDGAASYPGAMLATPTGPMQRLRPGTRAVESTSQLSTRLIERRVLERFAPPHVVVDGNGDVVSFSSRTGKFLEAAVGAPNRQLVTMARRSLRLELRAALADAMETQRSATKPDVEVEFEGGVQHIRLTVEPLHDIEADPLYLVVFQDAGPPKVQGDDESKQSGTLDHLDPVTALERELRSTRERLQTTFEEYETSLEELKSANEELLSVNEEVQSTNEEMETSKEELQSLNEELHTVNLELEQKVDALDTANADLRNLFESTRIPTIFLDRNMLIRSFTPAVTEVFRLIPSDRGRPITDISSRLDYEQLRRDIREVLDTAQPVEREVRRLDGDAHYLMRILPYRKDDNAVDGVLVTFMNVTSVVQAEEQQRLLVAELNHRVKNMMTVISSLASQTLRRAESLEDFDQSFQGRLNALAATYTLVAEVQWSAVSLRDLLIAELDPYDSDPKHIHFNGPGVMLAPRAALSLGLVVHELCTNAVKHGSLSVAGGSVHIEWSAPDGPSGTLLIVWSERDGPPATPPERPGFGTQLVKRSIGFELDGDVDYAYEPPGLVVRITLPLTSDVIWLPLGDEAK, from the coding sequence ATGAGCGAGTCCGCCGATTTCCCGATCGTCGGCATCGGGGCGTCTGCGGGCGGCATCGAGGCCTTCGAGAAGTTCTTTCGCCATATCCCGGCCAGTTCAGGGATGGCGTTCGTCGTCGTCACGCACCTGTCTCCGGACCGAGTGAGCCACCTGCCAGAGGTGATCGGCTACTCGGCGCCGGTGCCGGTGACGCTGGCGGAAGACGGCGAGGCGGTCGCGCCGAACCACATCTACGTCATCCCGGCCAATCGGATCCTGACGCTCAAGGGCGGCGCGATCCACCTGCGGCCGCCGAACCCGACCCAGCGCGAGCGCCACCCGATCGACATCTTCTTCGGCTCGCTGGCCGAGGATCTCGGCGATCAGGCGATCTGTGTGGTCATGTCCGGCGGCGGCAGCGACGGCGCGCTGGGCGTGAAGGCGATCAAGGAGGCCGGCGGCCTCACCGTGGCGCAGGGCAGCGACGGCTCGCGGCCGGCCTACTCCGAGATGCCCGACAGCGCCGTAGCGACCGGCTTCGTCGACATCGTCCTGCCGGCCGAGCAGATCGGGCCCAAACTGGTTGAATACGTCAACAGCCGGGTGTCGCTGGAGACGGCCCTGGAGGCGGAACGTCATTCGAACGAGCGCCAGGTGCTGCGCGAGGCGCAGGAGCGGATCTACGGCCTGCTGCGCCACCAGACCGGGCACGACTTCAGCGGCTACAAGCTGAAGACCTTCATGCGGCGGGTCGAGCGGCGCATGAAGGTGCTGCAGGTGACCGAGCTCGAGGCCTATGTCGAGCTGCTGCAGCAGGAGGAGGGGGAGGTCGCGAACCTCTTCCGCGACCTGCTGATCGGCGTAACCAGCTTCTTCCGCGACGAGGGCGCGTTCGAAGCGCTGGCGAACTTGGTCGTGCCGAAGCTGTTCGAGGGCAAGGGCGCCTCGGACACGCTACGCGTCTGGGTGCCCGGCTGCTCGACCGGCGAGGAGGCCTACTCGATCGCCATCCTGCTGCGCGAGCACATGGACACGCTGAAGGTGGTGCCGCGGGTGCAGGTGTTTGCGACGGACATCGACGAGGCGGCATTGGCGGTCGGGCGAAGCGGGCGCTATCCGGAGGCGATGATGAGCGGCGTCTCGCCGGAACGGCGGCAGCGGTTCTTCACCGGCGACGGCATCTTCACGCCGGTCAAGGAGATCCGCGACCTCTGCGTCTTCTCGGCGCACAGCCTGATCCGCGATCCGCCCTTCTCGCGCCTGGACATGATCTCCTGCCGCAACCTGTTGATCTACCTGGGTGGCGGGCTGCAGGACCAGGTCTTCCCGATCTTCCACTACGCGCTGCGGCCCGGCGGCTACCTGTTCCTCGGCAACTCGGAGAACATCAGCCACAATTCGCAGCTCTTCGCTCAGGTCGACAAGACGCAGCGCGTGTTCAAGCGCCGCGACGGCGCCGCCAGCTATCCCGGTGCAATGCTCGCGACGCCGACCGGCCCCATGCAGCGGCTGCGACCCGGGACGCGGGCGGTCGAATCAACCTCGCAGCTGTCGACGCGGCTGATCGAACGGCGGGTGCTGGAGCGGTTTGCGCCGCCGCATGTCGTGGTCGACGGCAACGGCGACGTGGTCAGCTTCTCCTCGCGCACCGGAAAGTTCCTGGAGGCCGCGGTCGGGGCGCCGAACCGACAGCTCGTTACAATGGCGCGGCGCAGCCTGCGGCTTGAACTGCGGGCTGCCCTGGCCGATGCGATGGAGACGCAGCGCTCCGCCACCAAGCCCGACGTGGAGGTGGAGTTCGAAGGCGGCGTCCAGCACATCCGGCTGACCGTCGAGCCGCTGCACGACATCGAAGCCGATCCGCTCTACCTGGTCGTCTTTCAGGATGCCGGTCCGCCGAAGGTGCAGGGAGACGACGAGAGCAAGCAGTCGGGCACCCTCGATCATTTGGATCCCGTGACGGCCTTGGAGCGGGAGCTGCGCAGCACCCGCGAGCGCCTACAGACGACCTTCGAGGAATACGAGACCTCGCTGGAGGAGCTGAAGTCGGCGAACGAGGAACTCCTCTCGGTGAACGAGGAGGTCCAGTCGACCAACGAGGAGATGGAGACCTCAAAGGAGGAGCTGCAGTCGCTCAACGAGGAACTGCACACGGTCAACCTGGAGCTGGAACAGAAGGTCGACGCGCTCGATACTGCCAACGCCGACCTGCGCAACCTGTTCGAGAGCACCCGGATCCCGACGATCTTCCTCGACCGCAACATGCTGATCCGCAGCTTCACGCCCGCGGTGACGGAGGTGTTCAGGCTGATCCCGTCCGACCGCGGCCGGCCGATCACCGACATCTCCAGCCGGCTCGACTACGAGCAGCTGCGCCGCGACATCCGCGAGGTGCTGGACACGGCGCAACCGGTCGAGCGCGAGGTGCGTCGTCTCGACGGCGATGCCCACTACCTCATGCGTATCCTGCCCTACCGGAAGGACGACAATGCCGTCGACGGCGTGCTCGTCACCTTCATGAACGTGACCAGCGTCGTTCAGGCGGAGGAGCAGCAGCGCCTTCTGGTGGCCGAGCTGAACCACCGCGTGAAGAATATGATGACGGTCATCTCGTCGCTCGCCTCGCAGACGCTGCGCCGGGCCGAGTCGCTGGAGGACTTCGATCAATCGTTCCAGGGGCGCCTGAACGCTCTGGCCGCCACCTACACCCTGGTGGCCGAGGTGCAGTGGTCGGCGGTGTCGCTCCGCGATCTGCTGATTGCCGAACTCGATCCCTACGACAGCGACCCGAAGCACATCCATTTCAACGGCCCCGGCGTCATGCTGGCGCCGCGAGCGGCTCTTTCGCTCGGGTTGGTCGTGCACGAACTCTGCACCAACGCCGTCAAGCACGGCAGCCTCTCCGTCGCCGGTGGCAGCGTTCACATCGAGTGGAGTGCGCCAGACGGCCCGAGCGGGACGCTCCTCATCGTATGGAGCGAGCGCGACGGCCCGCCGGCGACGCCGCCGGAGCGGCCCGGATTCGGCACGCAGCTGGTGAAGCGCAGCATCGGGTTCGAGCTCGACGGAGACGTCGACTATGCCTACGAGCCGCCCGGCCTCGTTGTCCGGATAACACTGCCGCTGACGAGTGATGTCATCTGGCTTCCTCTTGGGGACGAGGCGAAATGA
- a CDS encoding response regulator produces the protein MKVLLVEDEFLIALTMETTLSDAGYTVLGPVATVARALELARQDIPDLALVDINVRDGGSGIELAREMHSRWMVPVLFVSGQRMDALANRDVALGFIGKPFEAAAMLAGVRVVQHLLEKRPPPPPESPRALELFGQLG, from the coding sequence ATGAAGGTTCTATTGGTCGAGGACGAATTCCTCATCGCCTTGACGATGGAAACGACGTTGAGCGACGCCGGCTATACCGTTCTCGGGCCAGTCGCGACCGTTGCGCGTGCCCTGGAACTGGCCAGACAAGACATCCCCGACCTGGCCCTCGTGGATATCAACGTGCGGGACGGCGGCAGTGGCATTGAGCTGGCCCGCGAGATGCACAGCCGTTGGATGGTGCCGGTGCTTTTCGTGAGCGGGCAGCGCATGGACGCGCTGGCCAACCGGGACGTTGCGTTGGGCTTCATAGGAAAGCCATTCGAGGCCGCCGCCATGCTCGCCGGGGTGAGGGTCGTTCAGCATCTTCTGGAAAAGCGCCCGCCGCCGCCGCCGGAGAGTCCGCGGGCGCTGGAGCTATTTGGACAGCTTGGCTAG
- a CDS encoding histidine kinase dimerization/phosphoacceptor domain -containing protein, translated as MPRHGKGPSAAAPEQGGTAAEELAYRLRQQELAAEYGRFALQTHDRATLLQEATRVCALGLQSELCKVLQYLPQEHQFVVCAGVGWRPGIIGQARTGADTESPAGYAFQTGQPVISNHLEGEQRFRTPAILAEHGVKRAINVLIQGDSERFGVLEVDSPTEGRFTEADLAFMQSFANLLGAAIERQRIEEALLESELRLHRTLAHQEVLTQEISHRVKNSLMLVASLLHMQGRMSDSPDLRSALDDAETRVRTIAQLHDRLWRTHEVHTVDLAEFLAELCERLGCSAGPEQSLSQDFVPVIIATDQAVPVALLVNELVTNAFKYAYPGRGGEVRVSVRPAAGGQIRIEVCDRGVGLPRESDGGASTSLGMKLIATLGSQLGGTAEWQDARPGTRYVLNFFPQEAPASQDC; from the coding sequence ATGCCGCGACACGGCAAAGGGCCTTCGGCCGCCGCTCCGGAGCAGGGCGGCACTGCTGCAGAGGAACTGGCTTACCGCCTGCGGCAACAGGAACTCGCGGCAGAGTATGGGCGCTTCGCGCTTCAGACCCATGACAGGGCAACGCTCCTCCAGGAGGCGACACGCGTCTGCGCGCTCGGGCTCCAGAGCGAGCTTTGCAAGGTGCTGCAGTACCTGCCCCAGGAACATCAGTTCGTCGTATGCGCTGGCGTCGGTTGGCGCCCCGGGATTATCGGCCAGGCGCGGACGGGAGCGGACACAGAGAGCCCGGCCGGCTACGCCTTCCAGACAGGGCAGCCGGTGATCTCGAACCATCTGGAAGGCGAGCAGCGCTTCCGCACACCCGCAATCCTCGCCGAACATGGCGTCAAGCGTGCGATCAACGTGCTCATTCAGGGGGACAGCGAGCGCTTCGGCGTGTTGGAGGTCGACAGCCCGACCGAGGGCCGGTTCACCGAAGCCGACCTGGCTTTCATGCAAAGTTTCGCCAACCTTCTCGGTGCGGCCATCGAGCGCCAGCGGATTGAGGAAGCGTTGCTGGAGAGTGAGCTTCGCTTGCATCGAACGCTGGCGCACCAGGAGGTGCTCACGCAGGAAATCAGCCACCGCGTGAAGAACAGCCTCATGCTGGTGGCGAGCCTCCTGCACATGCAGGGGCGCATGTCGGACAGCCCCGACCTGAGGAGCGCCCTGGACGATGCGGAAACGCGCGTTCGGACCATTGCGCAGCTGCATGACCGGCTGTGGCGCACGCATGAGGTTCATACGGTCGATCTGGCGGAATTCCTGGCCGAGCTGTGCGAGCGTCTCGGCTGCTCGGCTGGGCCGGAGCAGAGCCTCAGCCAGGACTTCGTACCGGTTATCATCGCAACCGATCAGGCCGTGCCCGTAGCGTTGCTCGTCAACGAGCTGGTGACGAACGCTTTCAAATACGCCTATCCGGGGAGAGGTGGAGAGGTGCGCGTGTCGGTACGACCTGCCGCGGGAGGGCAGATCAGGATAGAGGTGTGCGACCGCGGTGTGGGCCTACCGCGGGAGTCCGATGGGGGGGCCTCGACGAGCCTCGGTATGAAGCTGATCGCCACTCTCGGCAGTCAGCTCGGTGGCACGGCCGAATGGCAGGATGCGCGACCCGGCACCCGGTACGTGCTGAATTTCTTTCCCCAAGAAGCTCCCGCGTCACAGGATTGCTGA
- a CDS encoding HPP family protein: MRAALGAGLGLALCGAILVVAGAWVDAAHGLLLIAPLGATAFLVFAVPNSPLAQPWSSIAGNGASAFIAVSVLHLGLPIEVAAGLSVFGAMAAMAVLRAMHPPGAAVALATTLSDPLSGGAGYGFVLAPVLLDTVLLVAIAVAYNRLTGRRYPFRQPASSGTYATADPAPERRLGLSADDLSAVLDRFNLSANIGAEDFGRILAAAEAEAARRHFDDLICGAVMSRDLITIAPDTRLGIVADLFRRHRFKTLPVVDGDGALRGIITQNDLIQRARLDSVRGGMGFAGALTRLAGRGRDRRLRARNIMTTDLRTVGPADGIGVLVRLLADGGVQAAPVMEGPRLVGIVTRSDLIAVLARQTLLVGALHKAA; encoded by the coding sequence ATGCGCGCCGCGCTGGGAGCGGGTCTGGGGCTTGCCCTCTGCGGTGCGATCCTGGTCGTAGCGGGGGCCTGGGTCGACGCAGCACATGGTCTGCTGCTGATCGCGCCGCTCGGGGCGACGGCATTCCTGGTCTTTGCCGTCCCGAACTCGCCGCTCGCGCAGCCCTGGTCTTCCATCGCCGGGAACGGCGCCTCAGCCTTCATCGCCGTCAGCGTCCTGCATCTGGGTTTGCCGATCGAAGTGGCAGCGGGCCTGTCCGTCTTTGGCGCCATGGCGGCGATGGCGGTCCTGCGCGCCATGCACCCTCCGGGCGCGGCGGTCGCGCTGGCGACGACGTTGTCCGATCCGCTCTCGGGCGGTGCTGGCTACGGCTTTGTGCTCGCGCCGGTCCTGCTCGACACGGTGCTGCTGGTGGCCATCGCCGTGGCGTACAACCGGCTGACGGGGCGGCGCTATCCGTTCCGCCAGCCGGCATCCTCGGGAACCTATGCGACCGCCGACCCCGCGCCGGAACGGCGGCTGGGCCTGAGCGCGGACGACCTGTCCGCCGTGCTCGACCGGTTCAACCTAAGCGCCAACATCGGCGCCGAGGATTTCGGCCGCATTCTGGCCGCCGCCGAGGCCGAGGCCGCCCGACGCCACTTCGACGACCTGATCTGCGGCGCGGTCATGTCGCGCGATCTGATCACGATCGCACCCGACACCCGTCTCGGCATTGTCGCCGATCTGTTTCGACGGCACAGGTTCAAGACCCTGCCCGTCGTGGACGGCGACGGCGCCTTACGCGGCATCATCACCCAGAACGATTTGATCCAGCGCGCGCGTCTCGACTCGGTCCGCGGCGGCATGGGTTTCGCCGGAGCCCTGACCCGCCTTGCCGGGCGCGGCCGCGACCGGCGCCTACGCGCCCGCAATATCATGACCACCGACTTGCGCACAGTCGGTCCCGCCGACGGTATCGGCGTGCTGGTCCGGCTGCTGGCCGATGGCGGCGTGCAGGCCGCACCTGTCATGGAAGGCCCGCGCCTGGTGGGCATCGTGACGCGGTCGGACCTGATCGCCGTGCTGGCGCGACAGACGCTTCTTGTGGGCGCCCTGCACAAGGCCGCCTGA
- a CDS encoding PAS domain S-box protein: MLLIGLPQATQDAIVRLLARTEHARFTVARVSGDDVGRHAGAQAILVHAANPAAVVEDVQRYAAAVPSAVILVMGPPCDPAAALSVIRAGAEDYLVDQPGTVAALPRIFSYAVERRAMTARMRRLSDQRRDVEVLLSAAFELSATPMALSNENGSLVIVNHAFTRLFGWTAAEATGRVLGRDLLDGVGDPQDPPVGPCALRHRSGFEVVASIRRTTPPMEERAVVVWAFVPEQNPPAAQAAEPGPNLADLVGGDPTRLNAGKIQIVCLAEIREAFGERWERWAERVYDLADQTIRKRLSPQDVIVRDKDGAFIVCFAHLDAQSAWLKAQALQQEIARQLFGEAGGQDMGEIVVETHEVDISPEEAATDDIAGLISMKLTREAERLRLEQTRVLAETFHQARLEMRAILTETGPSPLVIASLDDGSRMTLDRLRLAVGNEPRLIAEIDLTLLGRVAIAMPDLLARRPDMLIVVTLNASTLQYRYLRDRLYGVCRQMPETYRRALILRIVNLPADILPARVTELLSPLRALSRVRILELRRIQQASLPLRDCGVSMVDVDYGMLLAYSAQVPDQMQTFLTALRAAQTHLIATDVPVSEKAAAIRLGARFVIPTASP, from the coding sequence GTGCTGCTGATCGGCCTGCCGCAGGCTACACAGGATGCGATCGTCCGGCTGCTCGCGCGGACGGAGCACGCACGCTTCACGGTGGCGCGCGTGAGCGGCGACGACGTCGGCCGCCATGCCGGGGCGCAGGCCATTCTCGTCCATGCTGCGAACCCGGCCGCAGTCGTCGAGGATGTCCAGCGATACGCCGCCGCCGTGCCGTCGGCGGTGATCCTGGTGATGGGGCCGCCCTGCGACCCCGCCGCCGCCCTGAGCGTCATCCGGGCGGGTGCCGAGGACTATCTGGTCGACCAGCCGGGCACTGTCGCCGCACTGCCGCGCATCTTCAGCTATGCGGTCGAACGGCGGGCGATGACGGCGCGGATGCGGCGCCTGTCGGACCAGCGCCGCGACGTCGAGGTGCTGCTCTCCGCCGCGTTCGAACTCTCGGCGACGCCGATGGCGCTGTCGAACGAGAACGGCAGCCTCGTCATCGTCAACCACGCCTTCACCAGGCTGTTCGGCTGGACGGCGGCCGAGGCGACCGGACGGGTGCTGGGCCGGGATCTGCTGGACGGCGTCGGCGATCCGCAGGATCCGCCGGTGGGGCCCTGCGCGCTGCGCCATCGCAGCGGATTCGAGGTGGTGGCCTCCATCCGCCGCACCACGCCCCCCATGGAGGAGAGAGCGGTCGTCGTCTGGGCCTTCGTCCCGGAGCAGAACCCTCCCGCAGCGCAGGCCGCCGAGCCGGGCCCCAACCTCGCCGACCTCGTCGGCGGGGATCCGACGCGGCTGAACGCCGGCAAGATCCAGATCGTCTGTCTGGCGGAGATCCGCGAGGCGTTCGGCGAGCGATGGGAGCGGTGGGCGGAGCGGGTGTACGACCTGGCCGACCAGACGATCCGCAAGCGGCTGTCGCCGCAGGACGTGATCGTGCGCGACAAGGACGGCGCCTTCATCGTCTGCTTCGCGCATCTCGATGCGCAGAGCGCCTGGCTCAAGGCCCAGGCGCTGCAGCAGGAGATCGCCCGCCAGCTGTTCGGCGAGGCCGGCGGCCAGGACATGGGCGAGATCGTCGTGGAGACCCACGAGGTCGACATCTCCCCCGAGGAGGCCGCCACCGACGACATCGCCGGCCTGATCAGCATGAAGCTGACCCGCGAGGCCGAGCGCCTGCGGCTCGAGCAGACGCGCGTCCTCGCCGAGACGTTCCATCAGGCGCGGTTGGAGATGCGCGCCATCCTGACCGAGACCGGCCCATCGCCGTTGGTGATTGCCAGCCTCGACGACGGGAGCCGGATGACGCTGGACCGCCTGCGGCTGGCGGTTGGCAACGAGCCGCGGCTGATCGCCGAGATCGACCTGACGCTGCTCGGCCGCGTGGCTATCGCGATGCCCGACCTCCTGGCGCGCCGTCCGGACATGCTGATCGTCGTGACCCTGAACGCCTCGACCCTGCAGTATCGCTACCTGCGCGACCGCCTGTACGGCGTCTGCCGCCAGATGCCGGAGACCTATCGCCGCGCACTCATCTTGCGGATCGTGAACCTGCCGGCCGACATCCTGCCGGCACGGGTGACCGAACTGCTCTCGCCGCTACGGGCGCTGTCGCGCGTCCGGATCCTCGAACTGCGCCGCATCCAGCAGGCCAGCCTGCCGCTGCGCGACTGCGGCGTCTCGATGGTGGATGTCGACTACGGCATGCTGCTCGCCTACTCCGCCCAGGTTCCGGACCAGATGCAGACGTTCCTGACGGCCCTGCGGGCGGCCCAGACCCATCTCATCGCCACCGATGTCCCCGTCTCGGAGAAGGCGGCGGCAATCAGGCTGGGAGCGCGCTTCGTCATTCCCACCGCTTCCCCATGA
- a CDS encoding response regulator has protein sequence MEEQLTVGQILIVDDNPLLRETLKAVLEVNGFNASACEDGKRALTAIRLTAFDAVIVDIFMPDEDGIGFVLQARAQGFAAPIIAVSGGRCDGSVDFLSIALKLGANAVLPKPFRPQDILQVLRREVDRSAHEQE, from the coding sequence TTGGAGGAACAGCTTACAGTGGGGCAAATCCTGATCGTCGATGATAATCCACTTCTGCGAGAGACGCTTAAGGCTGTCCTAGAGGTGAATGGCTTCAACGCAAGCGCTTGTGAGGATGGCAAACGTGCATTGACGGCGATCCGGTTAACCGCGTTCGACGCGGTCATCGTCGACATCTTCATGCCCGATGAGGACGGCATTGGTTTTGTCCTGCAGGCGCGGGCTCAGGGTTTTGCGGCCCCGATCATCGCTGTCTCTGGGGGACGTTGTGACGGTAGCGTCGATTTCCTCAGCATTGCCTTGAAGCTGGGAGCGAACGCCGTTCTCCCAAAACCTTTTCGGCCGCAAGATATCCTGCAGGTTCTGCGCCGAGAGGTTGATCGATCTGCACATGAGCAGGAATGA